A DNA window from Hordeum vulgare subsp. vulgare chromosome 1H, MorexV3_pseudomolecules_assembly, whole genome shotgun sequence contains the following coding sequences:
- the LOC123449071 gene encoding uncharacterized protein LOC123449071, whose protein sequence is MLPALRPRLRLPLAHLCRRLSSSSAGEGAPPVAPTDAASVAAGKAREAHAARMEAYKKVQEFDWSSGADWKTAANILFTVPPKRKEFGLDFHLVQLFFVCMPSLAVYLVAMYARSEIKRMEAEAEVKRKKIEEVEKQKQLEADSVKEDADSKLATVLVRLDTLEGVVKEIADDKMRSSALTKEDLKKGETSSPDKASASKSDANDSQLASVKIKDIKDGTNAPPDATQQDTKRDRGKTNGESYS, encoded by the exons ATGCTTCCGGCTCTGAGACCTCGCCTCCGCCTCCCGCTCGCACACCTctgccgccgcctctcctcgtccTCTGCCGGCGAGGGAGCTCCCCCCGTCGCCCCCACGGACGCTGCGTCGGTGGCCGCGGGGAAGGCGCGGGAGGCGCATGCGGCGCGGATGGAGGCGTACAAGAAGGTGCAGGAGTTCGACTGGTCCAGCGGCGCTGATTGGAAGACGGCCGCCAACATCCTCTTCACGGTGCCCCCCAAGCGCAAGGAGTTCGG GCTTGACTTCCACCTTGTACAGCTCTTCTTTGTTTGCATGCCCTCACTAG CTGTCTATTTGGTAGCCATGTATGCGCGAAGTGAGATCAAAAGGATGGAAGCG GAAGCAGaagtaaaaaggaaaaaaatcgaGGAAGTAGAGAAACAGAAACAACTCGAGGCTGACTCTGTTAAGGAGGATGCTGATTCAAAGCTGGCAACAGTTTTAGTCAGGTTAGATACACTAGAGGGTGTCGTTAAGGAAATTGCAGATGACAAAATGAGAAGTTCTGCCCTTACCAAAGAGGATCTGAAGAAAGGTGAGACGTCATCTCCTGATAAGGCCTCTGCTTCAAAAAGCGATGCAAATGATAGCCAGCTAGCGTCTGTCAAGATCAAGGACATCAAGGATGGTACGAATGCTCCACCAGATGCGACACAACAGGACACTAAACGGGACAGAGGCAAGACAAATggtgagtcatatagttga